ATTGGCAATAGGCCACTGCCATCTCGCCGCTGCAGAGGAAAGCCGCCAGTCTCGTTTGATACCCCACCATAACCGCCAGCCCTCCCAGGAGTTCGATGAGCCCGCCGAACCAGAGCTGGGATCCAACGGCCGGCTGGAAATCGGAAATGATTCCCAGGATCTTCTGGCAGCCGTGGAACGCGAACATGAAGCCCGTTACGATCCGCATCAAGGCGTAAGCGTGGTCCGAGTACTTTGCAAGCCATTTCATGAGTGCACCCTCCGATTGAGAGCAGACGCGGCGACAGGGCGACCGTAAGGCGACCGGGT
The genomic region above belongs to Nitrospirota bacterium and contains:
- a CDS encoding DoxX family protein, whose amino-acid sequence is MKWLAKYSDHAYALMRIVTGFMFAFHGCQKILGIISDFQPAVGSQLWFGGLIELLGGLAVMVGYQTRLAAFLCSGEMAVAYCQFHWKLQMGRSFFPAVNKGELAALYSFVFLYIATRGGVKWKLDKAS